One genomic segment of Ignavibacteriota bacterium includes these proteins:
- the rseP gene encoding RIP metalloprotease RseP, protein MIFLYKGDILVNSIIYFIITIAILVFVHELGHFLAARICKMRTDAFAIGFGQRLFGWNKINGFTFGNLAKDLDLQGHTDYKLCLLPLGGYVKIAGMVDESFDTKFANEEPQPYEFRAKPTYQKLFVITAGVLMNLLLAIAIFWGVNYFQGKQIMKTTSLGEVADTTLAYEAGFRSFDKIISVNGTKVNDWENLLNSLLIENLGKNVNVVVVRNGSEFNFTAPRDILSKASQEADFFPIGDTKPLISNVMKDSPAEKAGLKSGDIFLDINNAKINSTQQVISIISTHKEVELPVKVLREKDTILANVTPGSNGLIGINIGDAYLGDVETKDFTLGESLVKSVSNIGGYTALTFKMLGNVIRGDIAFENSFGGPVKIAKFASQSADAGIVAFLMFLALLSLSLAIINIMPFPVLDGGHFVIILIEGIIRRELPIKIKLAIQNFGFVILLMFMAYVIYTDIASL, encoded by the coding sequence ATGATTTTTTTATACAAGGGAGATATTTTGGTTAACTCAATAATTTATTTCATAATAACAATTGCTATTTTGGTTTTTGTTCATGAATTAGGACATTTTTTAGCAGCACGAATTTGTAAAATGCGAACCGATGCTTTTGCAATCGGATTTGGACAAAGATTATTCGGCTGGAATAAAATAAATGGTTTTACATTTGGCAATCTTGCAAAAGATTTGGATTTACAAGGTCATACGGATTATAAACTTTGTCTATTACCTTTGGGCGGATATGTAAAAATTGCCGGAATGGTTGATGAAAGTTTTGATACAAAATTTGCAAATGAAGAACCTCAGCCTTATGAATTCAGAGCTAAACCTACATATCAAAAATTATTTGTAATTACCGCTGGAGTTTTGATGAATTTACTTCTCGCGATTGCAATTTTTTGGGGAGTAAATTATTTTCAAGGAAAACAAATAATGAAAACAACTTCACTTGGTGAAGTGGCTGATACAACTCTTGCTTATGAAGCCGGCTTTAGATCTTTTGATAAAATAATTTCTGTGAACGGTACAAAAGTAAATGATTGGGAAAATTTATTAAATTCATTGTTGATTGAAAATCTTGGGAAAAATGTAAATGTTGTTGTAGTAAGAAACGGAAGTGAATTTAATTTCACTGCACCAAGAGATATTTTATCTAAAGCATCACAAGAAGCAGATTTTTTCCCAATTGGAGATACAAAACCTTTAATCAGTAATGTTATGAAAGATTCTCCCGCAGAAAAAGCCGGATTAAAAAGTGGTGATATATTTTTAGATATAAACAATGCTAAAATAAATTCAACTCAGCAAGTAATTTCTATAATTTCTACACACAAAGAAGTTGAATTACCGGTGAAAGTTTTAAGAGAAAAAGATACAATTTTAGCAAACGTTACTCCCGGTTCAAACGGATTGATTGGTATAAACATTGGCGATGCTTACTTAGGTGATGTTGAAACCAAAGATTTTACTTTGGGTGAATCTTTAGTTAAAAGTGTTTCTAATATTGGCGGATATACTGCACTAACTTTTAAAATGTTAGGAAACGTAATACGCGGAGATATTGCTTTTGAAAATTCATTCGGCGGTCCGGTTAAAATTGCAAAGTTTGCTTCACAGTCTGCGGATGCCGGCATTGTTGCGTTTTTAATGTTCTTGGCATTGTTAAGTTTGAGTTTGGCGATAATTAATATTATGCCATTTCCCGTTTTGGATGGAGGTCATTTTGTAATTATTTTAATCGAAGGAATTATTA